AGCCTGGCCGACCTGGTCGCCCACATGTCGCTGATGGACATCCTGGAACGCAACAACGAGGAACAGGATCTCGACGCGGTCAACCTGATGACGCTGCACGCGGCCAAGGGCCTGGAGTTTCCGCACGTATTCCTGGTCGGCGTGGAAGAAGAACTGCTGCCACACCGCTCCAGCATCGAGGCCGACACCATTGAGGAAGAACGCCGCCTGGCCTATGTCGGCATCACCCGCGCCCAACGCACCCTGACGCTCACCTACGCCGAAAAACGCAAACGTTACGGCGAGGAGATCGACTGCGAACCGAGCCGTTTTCTCGAAGAACTACCGGGCGAGCACCTCGAATGGCGCCGCGCAGCGGCCACTCACGAGGAACAGCGCGACCTTGGCCGCGCCCAGCTCGCCAACCTCAGAGCACTGCTGGATTGACCGCCGGGTTCACGAGCACCGCCCTGCGCCGCCTGCCGATCGGCGTGTTCGACTCCGGTGTCGGCGGGCTGACCGTGCTGCGTGCCCTGCACGAGCGCCTGCCGCACGAAGCCCTGCTTTATCTTGGCGACATGGCCCGCCTGCCCTACGGCAGCAAGAGCCCGCAAACCGTCTCGCGCTACGCGCTGCAAGCTGCTGGGATGCTCGTCGCACGCGGCATCAAACTGCTCGTGGTCGCCTGCAACACGGCCTCGGCGCTGGCCCTGGACGACCTGCGCGCCGCCTTCCCGCAGATTCCAGTGATCGGCGTACTGGAGCCTGGCGCCGCGGCCGCCTGCGCCGCCACCCGCAGCGGGCGCATCGCCGTCATCGCCACCGAAGGCACCGTCAACGGCGGCGCCTATACGCGCGCCATTCATGCCATCCGCCCCGATTGCGAGGTCAGCGCGGCACCCTGTCCACTGTTCGTTGCGCTGGCCGAGGAAGGCTGGCACGACGGCCCCGTTCTCGAGGCCGTCGCCCGCCGTTATCTCGACCCGCTGTTCGCCACCATCCCGCCGGACGTGCTGGTGCTCGGTTGCACGCATTTCCCCGTACTGGCCGCCACCCTGGCCGCGGTCGTCGGCCCGCAAACCCGACTGGTCGACTCGGCCAGCACGACCGCCGAAGCCGTGCGCGAAACCCTGCGCGAAACCGGACTCGGCGCGCCGTCCTCGGACACGACGCCCACGGTTCACTACCTGACCACCGACACGCCCGAGCGCTTCGCCCGCGTCGCCGCCGGCTTCCTGCCTGCGGCATTGCACCCGCGTGAAGTGGAATTGATCGATCTGTAGACGCCAGCCACGTCAACGGTAGGTTTTTCAGCAAACGCATGCTATGTTCGCGCCATCCGCCACACGGTACGACCATGTACTCGATCGAAACCCTCGCCAGCTTCCGTCAACGCCTCGAAGCCCTGCGCATCGAGCACCGCGATCTCGACGCGGCGATCACTGCTCTGGCGGCCAACCCGGCCATCGATCAGTTGCAGTTGTCGCGCATGAAACGACGCAAGCTTATGCTCAAGGATGCAATCGCGCGGCTGGAAAGCGAGTTGATCCCAGACCTCGACGCCTGACCAACCCGAATGTTTCACAACGACCAGCGATCTCGCGAGGCTCTTGATTCCACAAAGGATCTTTCCTCAGTCGGTCGTCATAACCGATACGCCGCTCCTTCGGAAAGTCCCTTGTGCCCCCCCTTGTGGAAACACTATCCGGCACGGCATCAGCACGCGTTGTGAAACATCATGTCTAATAATGTGGCGGCGGCGCCTCCTGCGCGGCGTCGCCAACCGCCGGCAACGCCAGCTCGGCCAGTTGTGCCTTGAGGCGCTCGATCATCAGCCACGCATCACGCAATTCGCGTTCACGCGCCAGCAAGGTGTCGGTCACCGCGTCCAGACCGGCCTCCAGATGCGTCATCCGTTCTTCCAGTTCGATCAGGCGTTGCGTATCCATGGGGCAAAGACTCCTCCGACTCAATCGGTCGCGACCGGCTCGCGCGGAACCGGCTTAGGCAGCAACCGCGCCAGGCCGGCACCGAGCACCGTCGCGCCGAGAATGAACAAGTGCAGGTTGACGGCGGCCACCAAAGCCGCTTTGAGCGCCACGCCTTGCGGCGCCAGACCCGCCATCACACCGGCTTCGTAAGTACCCACGCCGGCCACGCCGTGTACCGGCAGCACGCTGCCCAGCTCGCCGCCCACCACGCCCGGCAGCGTTACCAGCCACGGCAGCGGGTCAAAGCGGGTGAAGATGAACACCATCACGGCCAGTTTCACAGCCCAGTTCACCCCGGTCCAGAACCAGGCGCGCCAGAACAGCGCGGGCCGCTCCGGCAAACCCGCGAGCAGCGTCCGCGCCAGGGTCGCGAAACGGCCATCGCGCCCGGCCAGCCGCGCACCCAGCCACGCCCGCGCGAAAAACATCGCAGCTGGCACCAGCAGCCAAAGCGCGAGCAAGGGCCCGCCGAGCGCATCGGGCAGATAACGCTGGCTGAGCGCCGACCAGCCAAAGGTCAGCAGGACGTGCAGATCCAGTACGCGCAACCACAGCAGCGACGGCACCGACCGACTGACTGGTACGTCGAAGTAACGTCGCATCAGCACCGGGAACGCCGCCTCGCCGGTGCGCATCGGCAGCAGATTATTGAAGAAATTATGCAGCAAAGTCAGGCGCAGCGTGGCAATAAACTGCCCTTGCAATGCGGGACTGAAATAATCATAAATCCGCAACGCCCGCAGCCCATAGGTCAACAGCATCAATCCCAATGCAGCCAGCAGATCCGGCAGCGACAAACTCAGCCAGGGCATCAGCAGGCGACGCCAGCCGATCATGTGTTCGAGCCACGCCACGAAAGCGACAAAAATGAACAGCGCGAGCGCCCAGCGCCAAAGCCTCATCGCCTCACCTCGCGCAGTACCGGCACGCACGCTCGGCGCCCGCGATGGCACCGGCGTGATGCAGTCGCCTGCCATCGCGCGAAGACAGTGCGCCGCGCCCAACATTCCCTGCCTGATTCATTCGCAGTGTCCATGGCCGGTACGCGCTTGCAGACAAATCCGCCCGAAGGAACCAGGTCAGGATGGCGCTCACTATGCTCGCGCCCAGCCCAGCTATGTGCGCCATCGACCCAGGCGCCGACAGGACACGCACCCAGGAGGGCTTGTCAGGCAGAGCGCTGATGGCACGGGCATTTGAACCCGGATAATCCATTAGGCGAGGTCTCTTTGCCGGATCTTTGAAGCCAAAGCTCTGCGCAATCATCACCTCGTCTGATGCAATATCCGGGTGATACCAGGCAGGCGCCTCGCCTCATGGATGATCCAGGCTGATGCCGATGCATCAACCGCTGTTGTCTCCTCAGCCGTAGCGCGCGCCACCGAACACCGAGGCATCGCCATAGCCCAGCTTTTTCGCCACGTCGTCATCCGTCTCGCCGGCGAACATCGCCGCCAGAATCTCGCCTGTGGTCGGCCCAAGGGTGAAACCCTGATGTCCGTGACCGAAATCAAACCATAACCCTTTATGCTTCGGCGCCGGTCCGACCACGGGCAGCATGTCGGGCATGCAGGGCCGGTGACCGACCCACACGTCGTCGTTCACTGGCTCACCGACTTCCATCAGTTCGCGTGCGCCGGCTAAACCGCGTTCGAGTTGCCGCAGGTTTCTGGGTGCATCGCGATCGACCAACTCCGCGCCAGTCGCGATCCGCAAGCCGTCCACCATCGGCGAGAGCAACACGCCGTTCGCGGCGTCCTGGATCGGGCGATTCAGCGCCGTGGCCACCCTGAAATGACGATGGTAGCCGCGCTTCCAGACCATCGGCACACGGTAGCCAAAACGCCCTAGCAATTCCGGGGTCCACGGCCCCAGGGCGACGACAACATCGGACGCCTGCAGCGGTCCTTCGGCGCTGCGCACCTGCCAGCCGCCACCGTCCTGAGTCAACGTCTGCGCATCGCCGTTTACGACACGCCCGCCGCGGTCGACGAACAGTCTCGCATACGCAGCGACCAGACCACCCGGGTCCTTGACGGCCCAGGGATCGGTCCAGTGCACGGCGCCCGCCACTTCCCGACGCAAGGCCGGCTCCTCGGTCATCAGGGCGGCGCCGTCGAGTACGCGCGATTCGACGCCGTACGTCGCGCGCAAGCGCGCAGCCTCGCCGACCGCCTTGTCGAAGGCGCGCGGATCGCGGTGCATCTGATAGAAGCCCGTGCGTTGGACCAGCGCCTGTGCGCCTGCGGCTTCGATCAGTGGCGCGTGATCGGCGGTCGAACGTCCGGTCAGCCTGGAATAGGTCTGCGCGATGAGCCGGTGACGCCGTGTGGCCGAAGCGCGAAAGTACGACCACAACGGGCCCGCCGTCTTCAGCACAGCCGGCACATGGTAAACAAGGTCGTTGCTGTCACCGATTGCGTAGTGCCACAGCTTCGATGGCTCGTGGGGAATGGCGTAAGGCTCAGCCGCCTCCTGCTGGATCAGGCCGGCGTTGCCATAACTCGTCTCGCGCCCCGGTTCACGACGATCAAGCACCGTCACATCATGCCCGCGTGCCTGCAAAGCCAACGCTGCACCGATGCCCACCATACCGGCACCCAACACCACGATTTCCGCCATCTACCTCACTCTCTGTCATCGTGAACGTCTACAGAGTCACGGATGCGCCCGCCAGTCAATGACGCTCACCCATACCATCCTGAATCGCATGCCCCTGAGCGCGCTCTACAGCGCGGCGCTACTACTTCTTGCCCGGTGCGAAATAGTAATCGGTCAGCACGGCCACGTCCTTGCTCATCTCGCGGATCAAGTGATCCAGGCTGATGATCGCGTATTCGAGCAGGTTCACCGCGATGAACGGCTGCTCGACGCGCATGCGCTCATACATCGCGCGCGACAACTTGAGCAAGCGGGTCCGGTCCCGCGTCGCCCGCATCCGCGTCAGACGGGGCTTACGGTCGAAGAATGACATCTCGCCCATCAACTCGCCCTGCCGGCGACGCCCGACATCGGTTTCCGACGCGCCGTTGTCATACAGCAGTACAATTTCGCCCTCGACGACGAAAAACAAGGCCTCTCCCACTTCACCGACATCCATAACGATTTGATGCCGATCGAAATAAACCTCCTCGGTATAATCGAGAATAACCTCGACCTCCTTGCGCGTCAGCGCGGCGCATAAGCCGTGTTCGCTGAGAAAAGAAACCAAATCCTCGATTTTCCTGGCCATCAATACCGCTCCACATGAATGCCTTGCTCGCCGTGCGAGTATATCAGCCTGTGACCTGTAAGCCTGCCGGGTGAGGAGGCGCGTGGGAAACGCAAGCCGGTTTCCCAAACTCACGAGGAGCCTGCCGGCCTTGGTGGCGCGTGGCGAGGCGCGCGGGAAATAGAGGCCGGTTGCCCGGTCTTTTGAGGGCAATAGCGGCTCTATGCTATAAAAAAGCGGGGAGTGAACCCAGTATCCCATCACCGCAGCCGATGCACGGGCCGATTCATTCCAGGTTCGACAAGCCCCTGGGCTATGCTCAGACTCACGCCCATCGCAGGAACCGCCATGTCCGATCCGTTACGTGACCTTGAGCGTATCGCCGCCGAACTCGCGCCGTGCAGCACGCTCCTCGTCGCCCCGCCGAGCCATCCACTTGCGGCACGGTTTGCAGCGCAAGCCGATTACCGGCGCTGTGACGCCGCAGCGTTGCTCGACGGCGACTGTACGCTCCCACGTCAGCAGCTGGCCCTGGTCGCGGACACGCTGGAACGACTCACGCCGACGCGCGCCGACGCGCTGCTGGCATTGCTGCGCGACCGCCTGGCCGAAACCCTCTACTGCCTGGCCGACCCGGCACGCTGGCCACCATCGCGCATGCTCGCGCTGGGTCTGCAACCGCTGGGCAGGTATCCGCGTGCCGGCGGCATCGCTCTGTATCACTTCGATCTCTACGACTACAAGCGCACACCCGACTGGCTCAATGCGCGCAACTGGGCAAACCCCGAGCAATGGAATAAGCACCGCTGGTAGAGCCCGCCGACAGACGGCGTTAGAATGTCCGGTCGACACCCTACGGCCCTATAACCCAAGGAATGTGCATGACCCCAGAAACAGTGCAGCAAATCATCGAACAAGGCCTTCCCGGCAGCCATGTCGAGGTACAGGGCGATGGCAGCAAGTTCGAGGCACACGTCGTCAGCACGGAGTTTGCCGGCATGAACACCCTCAAGCGCCATCAGAAGGTCTACGCCCTGATTGGCGAGCACATCGCCAGCGGCGCGATCCACGCCCTGACCATCAAAGCCTACACGCCGGACGAATCCGGCGCGCAATAGCACCGCGTTACTGCAGCCGCATGCCGCCAGTGCCGCCGGTCGCCAATTCACCCTGCACGCGTTCGTCCGTTACCGCAAAGCCCTCCAGAGCGTCGTCGATCAAACGCGCCAGAGGTGCGTCCATAAAGCTGCCGCACAGCCCGATGATGACCTTTTCCGCATTTTCCAGCTCGACCGCCGCTGTCGCTTCGGCCTCCATCAGCTTCATCCCGAGCATATGGATCGCTGCCAGATTCATGTCCAGCGAGAACAGCAGGCCGTTGCGCAAGACCATGCGTTCCGGATCCTGCTCCGACAGCTCTCCACGCATATTCTTGAGCACGCCCGACACCTCGGACAGACAGCCTCGCATCAGATCGATAATCAAGCGGCCTTCGATTCGCTGCGCCATTCCTACACTCCCACACGAGTCGCATGAAGCAAAGACGACGATTGTATACCGGGACGCGCCAGGGCGACGCCGATGATCAGCCCGAAAGGCCGCGAAGAAATCCTCAACCTGCTGCGCTCCGACCTGCTCAACGACTGGGCCGAAACCGATCGCACGCTGAAAAACGTCGTGCGCATGCTGCTCAGCCAGCGCCCCGACCTGATCAAACTCTATTTTTTGCCCGGCGTCTGGGCGCAAATCATCCAACTCGAACGCAAACCCGCCGCCGCCGTGATTCTCGCCTCACTCAAAGGCGTGGTCGTTGCCGAAAGTGGCGCGCCCGCTGTCGTCAATGCCGACCAGGCACGCTTCTACCTCACCACCCGCATTCCGGGCTACATGCAGATGGCGCGCGACTGGTGCCGTGCGCATCCCGGCGCCTGCCCCAAGGGCTGGGATCGCGAACCACCACCTCTGCCGGTGCGCCTCACCGCGCCGGGAACGACGCATGCTGACCCTGACTGATCTGCCGCCGGACGCCGCGCACGCCCTGCTGCGCGACTATGGTCTGGAGTTGGTCCGGGTTGCGCCGGGCACAACGATTCCCGGCAGCTACTGGGGCGAACCGGAAGCGGGTCTGATCGGCACGCAGGTTTACGCACGCCCGGACACACCCGCCCATTCGCTGCTGCACGAAAGCTGCCACGCCATTTGCATGGACGCCGAACGCCGCGCGCAGTTGCACACCGATGCCGGCGGCACCGAGCAGGAAGAAAATGCGGTGTGTTATCTGCAAATCCTGCTTGCCGAACGCTTGCCCGGCCTGACTCGCGCACGGCTCATGCATGACATGGACACGTGGGGCTACAGCTTCCGCCTCGGCAGCGCCGCGGACTGGTTCGAACAGGACGCCACGGATGCCCGTGACTGGCTGCTCCGGCACGGCCTGATCGACGCGCAGGAACGCGCTGTGATCCGACTGCGCACCTGAACCGGGCCAGCCCGAATAGTTCACCCGGTCGCCGGAAAATACTGATAATTCATACTGATTAATTACTGATCAAAATAAGAATTGTGCGTATATCAGCAGGTAACGAACGGTTACCGGGCGAACGCTGGGCGCGCCCTCTCACCGATCATCGCGTCCCCGGGTCAAATATCCGGTCTAGGAGCCTGTCG
This genomic stretch from Acidihalobacter ferrooxydans harbors:
- the murI gene encoding glutamate racemase, coding for MTAGFTSTALRRLPIGVFDSGVGGLTVLRALHERLPHEALLYLGDMARLPYGSKSPQTVSRYALQAAGMLVARGIKLLVVACNTASALALDDLRAAFPQIPVIGVLEPGAAAACAATRSGRIAVIATEGTVNGGAYTRAIHAIRPDCEVSAAPCPLFVALAEEGWHDGPVLEAVARRYLDPLFATIPPDVLVLGCTHFPVLAATLAAVVGPQTRLVDSASTTAEAVRETLRETGLGAPSSDTTPTVHYLTTDTPERFARVAAGFLPAALHPREVELIDL
- a CDS encoding YdcH family protein, whose product is MYSIETLASFRQRLEALRIEHRDLDAAITALAANPAIDQLQLSRMKRRKLMLKDAIARLESELIPDLDA
- a CDS encoding SlyX family protein, whose protein sequence is MDTQRLIELEERMTHLEAGLDAVTDTLLARERELRDAWLMIERLKAQLAELALPAVGDAAQEAPPPHY
- a CDS encoding lysylphosphatidylglycerol synthase domain-containing protein, with the translated sequence MRLWRWALALFIFVAFVAWLEHMIGWRRLLMPWLSLSLPDLLAALGLMLLTYGLRALRIYDYFSPALQGQFIATLRLTLLHNFFNNLLPMRTGEAAFPVLMRRYFDVPVSRSVPSLLWLRVLDLHVLLTFGWSALSQRYLPDALGGPLLALWLLVPAAMFFARAWLGARLAGRDGRFATLARTLLAGLPERPALFWRAWFWTGVNWAVKLAVMVFIFTRFDPLPWLVTLPGVVGGELGSVLPVHGVAGVGTYEAGVMAGLAPQGVALKAALVAAVNLHLFILGATVLGAGLARLLPKPVPREPVATD
- a CDS encoding NAD(P)/FAD-dependent oxidoreductase — its product is MAEIVVLGAGMVGIGAALALQARGHDVTVLDRREPGRETSYGNAGLIQQEAAEPYAIPHEPSKLWHYAIGDSNDLVYHVPAVLKTAGPLWSYFRASATRRHRLIAQTYSRLTGRSTADHAPLIEAAGAQALVQRTGFYQMHRDPRAFDKAVGEAARLRATYGVESRVLDGAALMTEEPALRREVAGAVHWTDPWAVKDPGGLVAAYARLFVDRGGRVVNGDAQTLTQDGGGWQVRSAEGPLQASDVVVALGPWTPELLGRFGYRVPMVWKRGYHRHFRVATALNRPIQDAANGVLLSPMVDGLRIATGAELVDRDAPRNLRQLERGLAGARELMEVGEPVNDDVWVGHRPCMPDMLPVVGPAPKHKGLWFDFGHGHQGFTLGPTTGEILAAMFAGETDDDVAKKLGYGDASVFGGARYG
- a CDS encoding Crp/Fnr family transcriptional regulator; the encoded protein is MARKIEDLVSFLSEHGLCAALTRKEVEVILDYTEEVYFDRHQIVMDVGEVGEALFFVVEGEIVLLYDNGASETDVGRRRQGELMGEMSFFDRKPRLTRMRATRDRTRLLKLSRAMYERMRVEQPFIAVNLLEYAIISLDHLIREMSKDVAVLTDYYFAPGKK
- a CDS encoding DUF6231 family protein; translated protein: MSDPLRDLERIAAELAPCSTLLVAPPSHPLAARFAAQADYRRCDAAALLDGDCTLPRQQLALVADTLERLTPTRADALLALLRDRLAETLYCLADPARWPPSRMLALGLQPLGRYPRAGGIALYHFDLYDYKRTPDWLNARNWANPEQWNKHRW
- a CDS encoding BolA family protein — its product is MTPETVQQIIEQGLPGSHVEVQGDGSKFEAHVVSTEFAGMNTLKRHQKVYALIGEHIASGAIHALTIKAYTPDESGAQ